Proteins from a genomic interval of Schaalia odontolytica:
- the miaB gene encoding tRNA (N6-isopentenyl adenosine(37)-C2)-methylthiotransferase MiaB translates to MNTMTPQDAVLPRTYAVRTLGCQMNEHDSERMAGLLEQAGLIPVEKVPEAAARATDAGDMGADVVVINTCSVRENAATRLFGNLGQLAAVKRKRPGMQIAVGGCLAQQMRDGIVEKAPWVDAVFGTHNIDVLPALLRRAEHNSEAAVEIEESLKVFPSTLPTHRESVYAAWVSISVGCNNTCTFCIVPRLRGKERDRRPGDILAEVEAVASQGAIEVTLLGQNVNSYGVGFGERGAFADLLRAVGRVDGIERVRFTSPHPAAFTDDVIEAMANTPTVMPSLHMPLQSGSDAVLRQMRRSYRRERFMGILERVRAAIPDAAITTDIIVGFPGETEEDFQATLDVVEQARFTSAFTFLYSPRPGTPAADREDRVPDGVALERYQRLVALQESICAQDNAALVGTDVEVLVSSGDGRKDGATHRISGRARDNRLVHVALPAGLAAGERPRPGDMIRATVTYGAPHHLIADSGTHGGLFEVRRTRAGDAWQARQASPESDATVALGMPTLRVGPVR, encoded by the coding sequence CACCTACGCGGTGCGCACGCTCGGCTGCCAGATGAACGAACACGACTCGGAGCGAATGGCGGGCCTGCTTGAGCAGGCGGGCTTGATTCCCGTGGAGAAGGTCCCCGAGGCCGCCGCGCGTGCCACCGACGCGGGGGACATGGGCGCGGACGTTGTCGTCATCAACACGTGTTCGGTCCGGGAAAACGCTGCGACCCGCCTCTTTGGGAATCTCGGCCAGCTGGCTGCCGTCAAGCGCAAGCGCCCCGGCATGCAGATCGCGGTCGGTGGGTGCCTCGCTCAGCAGATGCGTGACGGCATCGTGGAGAAGGCACCCTGGGTGGACGCCGTGTTCGGAACCCACAACATCGATGTTCTTCCCGCTCTGCTGCGCCGAGCCGAGCATAACAGCGAGGCGGCTGTCGAGATCGAGGAATCCCTGAAGGTCTTCCCGTCGACCCTTCCCACCCACCGCGAGAGCGTCTATGCCGCGTGGGTATCGATCTCGGTGGGCTGCAACAACACGTGCACGTTCTGTATTGTTCCCCGACTGCGCGGCAAGGAACGCGATCGGCGCCCCGGCGACATCCTCGCAGAAGTCGAGGCGGTCGCATCCCAGGGGGCTATCGAGGTGACCCTCCTCGGGCAGAACGTCAACTCCTACGGCGTTGGCTTCGGTGAGCGCGGTGCGTTCGCCGACCTTCTGCGTGCCGTCGGGCGAGTCGATGGCATCGAACGCGTGCGCTTCACCTCGCCGCACCCGGCGGCGTTCACAGACGATGTGATCGAGGCGATGGCGAACACCCCGACCGTGATGCCCAGCCTGCACATGCCGCTGCAGTCGGGCTCCGATGCGGTCCTTCGACAGATGCGCCGATCCTACCGGCGGGAGCGCTTCATGGGGATTCTCGAGCGCGTACGCGCCGCCATCCCGGATGCTGCGATCACCACCGACATCATTGTTGGATTCCCGGGAGAGACGGAGGAGGACTTCCAGGCCACGCTCGACGTCGTTGAGCAGGCGCGTTTCACGTCAGCTTTCACCTTCCTGTACTCTCCGCGCCCGGGCACCCCCGCCGCGGATCGCGAGGACCGGGTTCCCGACGGCGTTGCGCTCGAACGCTACCAGCGTCTCGTGGCTCTCCAGGAGAGCATCTGCGCGCAGGACAATGCCGCATTGGTGGGAACCGACGTGGAGGTCCTCGTCTCGTCCGGCGACGGGCGAAAGGACGGGGCGACCCATCGAATCTCGGGCCGGGCGCGGGACAATCGCCTCGTTCACGTGGCCCTGCCTGCAGGCTTGGCAGCGGGTGAGCGGCCCCGCCCCGGGGACATGATCCGGGCGACGGTGACTTACGGCGCACCCCACCACCTCATCGCCGACTCTGGAACTCACGGAGGCCTCTTCGAGGTGCGGCGCACCCGAGCGGGGGATGCGTGGCAGGCTCGCCAGGCCTCGCCCGAGTCCGATGCAACGGTTGCCCTGGGAATGCCAACGCTTCGGGTCGGCCCCGTGCGCTAG